Proteins from one Oscillatoria nigro-viridis PCC 7112 genomic window:
- a CDS encoding KH domain-containing protein, translated as MNPAQQQPASPNYAGLVKFLIGPFLETPGSLRVDCELHPRQSRVWVRLAFEDPDKGRVYGRGGRNIQAIRTTLEAVAQTAGQSLYLDIYDREASDRGSGPPRGDRERPDRDRPDRGSREPRGDFRPRTPPPSPSPLASRTPREQPRRTNTPTFRTSRNTPGY; from the coding sequence TTGAATCCAGCACAGCAACAGCCAGCTAGTCCCAACTATGCTGGACTGGTTAAGTTTTTAATTGGGCCTTTTTTAGAGACCCCAGGCTCTTTGCGGGTTGATTGCGAACTGCACCCGCGCCAATCGCGGGTCTGGGTGAGGCTGGCTTTTGAAGATCCGGACAAAGGCCGGGTTTACGGTAGGGGCGGACGCAATATTCAGGCAATTAGAACTACGCTCGAAGCGGTGGCGCAGACGGCGGGTCAGTCCCTCTACTTAGATATATACGATCGTGAAGCGAGCGATCGCGGATCGGGCCCGCCCAGAGGCGATCGCGAGCGCCCGGATCGCGACCGCCCGGATCGCGGCTCGCGGGAGCCGCGAGGCGACTTCCGACCCCGGACGCCGCCTCCCTCGCCGAGTCCCTTAGCTAGCAGAACTCCGAGAGAACAACCTCGCCGTACTAACACACCTACGTTTAGAACGAGCAGAAATACTCCCGGTTATTAA